A single genomic interval of halophilic archaeon DL31 harbors:
- a CDS encoding peptidase M24 (PFAM: Peptidase M24, structural domain~KEGG: nmg:Nmag_4052 peptidase M24) yields MPLNNTGSSIGAFETSYAPLAMALDEHDCDAFVHTGDRFDDTMRYLTRFSGPDRAYAFMYAPERSVLCAPSLFAEQARREFVGDEVRSVDEQDATTAGGRAVETLQSREEIDRVLVDESMREAEYRRVTDAYEVVVADVDVGRRTKTEAEWRRHERTQAAAQHGMARAEKVLAAATPDGDNLLWEGDVLTTEGLRREANAVMASHGITDAGNTVIGAGESCADLHFKGEDHIHPDQTVLLDISPRGPDGYYGDFTRSFVAGDVGDWEQEAYDAVKAAQDAALERLEDGAGLRAGAPHEAACEVLESRGYQTGDVDIGLYHGVGHGIGVSLHEAPGLSGDDPLEAGNVVTVEPGLYDPDRGGVRLEDIGVVTEDGFKNLTEYPRSLRPNPDATAW; encoded by the coding sequence ATGCCACTCAATAACACAGGGTCGTCTATCGGCGCTTTCGAGACGAGTTACGCGCCGCTCGCGATGGCGCTCGACGAACACGACTGTGACGCATTCGTCCACACCGGAGACCGGTTCGATGACACGATGCGATACCTGACCCGGTTTAGCGGTCCAGACAGGGCGTACGCCTTCATGTATGCGCCCGAACGGTCAGTGCTCTGTGCACCTTCACTGTTCGCCGAGCAGGCCCGCCGGGAGTTCGTCGGCGACGAGGTCCGCTCCGTGGACGAACAGGATGCGACGACGGCAGGCGGCCGGGCCGTCGAGACGCTTCAGTCCCGCGAGGAGATCGACCGCGTCCTGGTCGACGAGTCGATGCGCGAAGCCGAGTACCGACGGGTGACTGACGCCTACGAGGTGGTCGTCGCCGACGTCGACGTGGGGCGGAGGACGAAGACCGAGGCTGAGTGGCGACGCCACGAGCGTACACAGGCGGCCGCCCAGCACGGGATGGCCCGTGCGGAAAAAGTGCTCGCCGCGGCGACGCCCGATGGCGACAACCTGCTCTGGGAAGGTGACGTGCTGACGACAGAGGGGCTCCGTCGCGAGGCCAACGCCGTCATGGCGAGCCACGGTATCACCGACGCGGGTAACACCGTCATCGGTGCCGGGGAGTCGTGTGCGGACCTCCACTTCAAAGGCGAGGACCACATTCACCCAGACCAAACGGTACTTCTCGACATCTCGCCGCGGGGACCCGACGGCTACTACGGCGACTTCACCCGGAGCTTCGTCGCCGGCGACGTCGGAGACTGGGAACAGGAGGCCTACGATGCTGTGAAAGCCGCTCAAGACGCCGCGCTGGAGAGGCTCGAGGACGGAGCGGGACTTAGGGCGGGCGCGCCCCACGAGGCTGCCTGTGAGGTACTGGAGTCACGGGGATACCAGACGGGCGATGTCGATATCGGGCTCTACCACGGCGTCGGCCATGGTATCGGCGTAAGCCTCCACGAGGCACCGGGACTCAGTGGCGACGATCCGCTGGAGGCTGGTAACGTCGTCACCGTGGAGCCGGGACTCTACGACCCAGACCGCGGTGGGGTTCGTCTCGAAGATATCGGCGTCGTGACCGAGGATGGATTCAAAAACCTCACGGAATACCCCCGTTCACTCCGGCCCAATCCGGACGCCACCGCCTGGTAA
- a CDS encoding ABC-type transporter, periplasmic subunit (PFAM: Bacterial extracellular solute-binding protein, family 5~KEGG: hwa:HQ1486A ABC-type dipeptide/oligopeptide/nickel transport system, substrate binding protein): MPTDDEITSDDLSGPVIDRRTTMKLLSAAGMGGLAGCSTEVETTPTETATEETETEADTATEVQSDVKTGGRLQAGWFTGSIDVLDPPKIPVAIYFQVTSNIFSGLVTLRRDLTIRGDLATDWEVTNDGATITFQLRDDVKFHNGDDFTAEDVAYSIRRTINEELAAAPKLSLLLPPDDEGVVVEDDYTVTLNFEQAFAPVMIYLTRGPGRAATVVNKNAIEEMGPEQYQLTPVGTGPFKVTEHEVGDRITLDRFEDYFETDENGNQLPYLDGVDIKPIPEAATIVSAIESGDIDFAQEVPLQNVSRIEDANDVDKLSAPGVNWSGLSLNMTTDLFKSRKVRRAVAKGLDSEAYVKTAFFGNAVPDVGPIAKATNWVWRDDKPSDQDYAPEEAKQMLEEEGVADASFSILAQQGSLRASKTVRNQLNELGLNVEIDQVTSSTYWNRVFASDYDTTIVGSAGDPEPDQGLYNFFRKHSEDGVWNFTRYEDDEVHELLDKQRRQLDREERKQTLWDIEDQVIADAPWAFLVHTDDVAAKRSNVNGFVHIPFMRNFHRVWLEE, translated from the coding sequence ATGCCAACAGATGACGAGATAACGAGCGACGACCTGAGTGGTCCGGTCATCGATAGACGGACGACGATGAAGTTGCTCAGTGCCGCCGGGATGGGCGGCTTGGCGGGGTGTAGTACCGAGGTGGAGACAACTCCAACCGAAACAGCGACTGAAGAAACCGAGACCGAGGCCGACACCGCGACGGAGGTTCAATCGGACGTCAAAACCGGTGGTCGGCTTCAGGCCGGGTGGTTCACCGGCAGTATCGACGTACTGGACCCACCGAAGATTCCGGTGGCGATCTACTTCCAGGTCACCTCCAACATCTTCAGCGGTCTCGTCACGCTCCGTCGAGACCTGACGATTCGTGGCGACCTCGCGACCGACTGGGAGGTCACAAACGATGGTGCGACGATTACGTTCCAGCTCCGGGATGACGTGAAGTTCCACAACGGCGACGACTTCACCGCCGAGGACGTCGCCTACTCCATCCGGCGGACGATCAACGAGGAACTCGCCGCGGCTCCGAAGCTCTCCCTGTTACTCCCCCCGGATGATGAGGGCGTCGTCGTCGAGGATGATTATACGGTCACGCTCAACTTCGAGCAGGCGTTCGCGCCGGTAATGATTTATCTCACGCGCGGCCCCGGCCGCGCGGCAACCGTCGTCAACAAGAACGCCATCGAGGAGATGGGTCCCGAGCAGTACCAGCTCACGCCCGTCGGGACGGGCCCGTTCAAAGTAACTGAACACGAGGTGGGTGACCGCATCACTCTGGACCGGTTCGAAGACTACTTCGAGACCGACGAGAACGGCAACCAGCTTCCCTACCTCGACGGGGTGGACATCAAACCAATTCCGGAGGCAGCGACCATCGTTTCGGCGATTGAGTCTGGGGACATCGACTTCGCCCAGGAGGTGCCGCTCCAGAACGTCTCCCGGATCGAGGACGCCAATGACGTCGATAAACTCTCCGCCCCAGGGGTCAACTGGTCCGGACTCAGCCTCAACATGACGACCGACCTATTCAAATCACGCAAGGTTCGCCGGGCCGTCGCCAAAGGCCTCGACTCGGAGGCCTACGTCAAGACCGCCTTCTTCGGCAACGCCGTCCCGGACGTCGGGCCGATTGCCAAGGCGACCAACTGGGTCTGGCGGGACGACAAGCCGAGCGACCAGGACTACGCCCCCGAAGAGGCAAAGCAGATGTTGGAGGAAGAGGGCGTCGCGGATGCATCGTTCAGCATCCTGGCCCAACAAGGCTCGCTAAGAGCCTCCAAAACGGTCCGGAACCAGCTCAACGAGCTCGGCCTCAACGTAGAGATCGATCAGGTGACGAGTTCGACCTACTGGAACCGCGTGTTCGCATCCGACTACGACACGACCATCGTGGGCAGTGCGGGTGACCCAGAGCCCGACCAGGGGCTGTACAACTTCTTCAGGAAGCACAGCGAGGACGGCGTCTGGAACTTCACCCGGTATGAAGACGACGAGGTTCACGAGCTGCTGGACAAGCAGCGCCGGCAGCTCGACCGGGAGGAGCGGAAGCAGACGCTCTGGGATATCGAGGATCAGGTCATCGCTGACGCGCCGTGGGCGTTCCTCGTCCATACTGACGACGTGGCGGCCAAGCGTTCAAACGTAAATGGATTCGTCCACATCCCGTTCATGCGCAACTTCCACCGGGTGTGGCTTGAAGAGTGA
- a CDS encoding Pyroglutamyl-peptidase I (KEGG: hbo:Hbor_26710 pyroglutamyl peptidase I~PFAM: Peptidase C15, pyroglutamyl peptidase I) encodes MTLLCTGYEPFGDHDENPSKQVAERLDGETVAGHEVVGAVLPVEFDRVGDELAGLVAEHDPDTVVATGLAGGRSAISVERVGINVDDAVTVPDNAENAPHATPIVADGADAHLSTIPVVESVTAMLAAGIPARVSNSAGTHCCNHALYSLLEQFEQEGRETPAGFVHLPYTPQQAVDEAEAPERGGGVAASLPLAMHVEGVKTVLETTAP; translated from the coding sequence ATGACGCTTCTCTGTACGGGCTACGAGCCCTTCGGCGATCACGACGAGAACCCCAGCAAGCAGGTCGCAGAACGACTCGATGGCGAGACCGTCGCCGGCCACGAAGTGGTCGGGGCGGTGCTCCCGGTCGAGTTCGACCGCGTCGGCGACGAGCTGGCTGGGCTGGTGGCGGAACACGATCCGGATACGGTGGTTGCCACCGGCCTCGCCGGCGGTCGAAGTGCGATTAGCGTCGAGCGCGTCGGCATCAACGTCGACGACGCGGTGACGGTGCCGGACAACGCTGAGAACGCTCCGCATGCGACACCCATCGTCGCCGACGGCGCCGACGCGCACCTTTCGACGATTCCCGTCGTCGAATCCGTTACGGCGATGCTGGCGGCCGGCATTCCCGCCCGCGTGTCGAACTCCGCCGGGACGCATTGCTGTAACCACGCGCTCTACAGCCTGCTCGAACAGTTCGAACAGGAGGGCCGCGAGACTCCGGCGGGCTTCGTCCACCTCCCGTACACCCCACAGCAGGCGGTCGACGAGGCAGAGGCGCCCGAGCGTGGCGGCGGCGTTGCGGCGTCGCTCCCGCTCGCGATGCACGTCGAGGGCGTGAAGACGGTTCTGGAGACGACGGCCCCATAG
- a CDS encoding peptidase M28 (PFAM: Peptidase M28; Protease-associated PA~KEGG: nmg:Nmag_3990 peptidase M28), with translation MVELPDEVVGDAQTSHFAWNRLEELVDVGNRMAGQAGEAQGAEVIRDAFADAGLDGVRIDEFEIPGWWRGSSSLTVGAPVERVHEGSHQVIALPGSPSGETTGRVVDVGAGTYEEFEAKADKLEGAIAMASSETPEHADRWLHRMEKYVNAADHGAAAFVFRNHIEGALPPTGEVGYHNRPGPIPAVGVSKEVGARLERYAEEGECEATVVTECRNEETTSRNVEAVVGPSDADDEVLVTAHVDAHDIADGANDNGAGSVLTAEVGRLLTSVADDLDSRVRLVTFGSEEIGLWGAYHCAEMTDLDQVKCVINLDGACSSRNLRVGTNEFDALGELFESVAADFDAPLSTGDTISPHGDQWAFVQEGVPSTMTATTSNQSGRGWGHTHADTLDKLDSRDLRDVATLVTEAVYRAAQDSFSVEHRSRAETRDAIDEGYIQELKMGGRWPYDDLEE, from the coding sequence ATGGTTGAACTACCCGACGAGGTCGTCGGCGACGCACAGACGAGCCACTTCGCGTGGAACAGACTCGAGGAGCTGGTGGACGTGGGCAACCGTATGGCTGGACAGGCCGGCGAGGCCCAGGGCGCCGAGGTCATTCGGGACGCCTTCGCCGACGCCGGCCTCGACGGGGTCCGAATCGACGAGTTCGAGATCCCGGGCTGGTGGCGCGGCAGTTCGTCGCTCACTGTCGGGGCGCCAGTCGAGCGAGTCCATGAGGGTAGCCATCAGGTCATCGCGTTGCCGGGCAGCCCCTCTGGCGAGACAACCGGGCGCGTGGTCGACGTGGGCGCGGGCACCTACGAGGAGTTCGAGGCGAAGGCCGACAAACTGGAGGGCGCCATCGCGATGGCCTCCAGCGAGACGCCCGAGCACGCCGACCGGTGGCTCCACCGGATGGAGAAGTACGTTAACGCCGCGGATCACGGCGCCGCCGCGTTCGTCTTCCGTAACCACATCGAGGGGGCGCTCCCGCCCACCGGCGAGGTGGGCTACCACAACCGCCCCGGCCCCATCCCCGCTGTCGGCGTGAGCAAGGAAGTCGGTGCGCGGCTGGAACGCTACGCCGAGGAAGGCGAGTGCGAGGCGACTGTGGTCACAGAGTGCCGGAACGAGGAGACCACCTCGCGGAACGTTGAGGCCGTCGTCGGCCCGAGCGATGCCGACGACGAGGTGCTCGTCACGGCCCACGTCGACGCCCACGACATCGCCGATGGCGCCAACGACAACGGCGCCGGTTCCGTGCTGACTGCCGAAGTCGGGCGTCTGCTCACGTCGGTTGCTGATGACCTGGACAGCCGTGTCCGGCTGGTGACGTTCGGGTCCGAGGAAATCGGCCTCTGGGGGGCCTACCACTGCGCCGAGATGACCGACCTCGACCAGGTCAAATGCGTCATCAACCTCGACGGCGCCTGTAGCTCCCGAAACCTCCGAGTCGGCACAAACGAGTTCGACGCGCTGGGGGAACTGTTTGAGTCCGTCGCGGCGGATTTCGACGCCCCGCTTTCGACGGGTGACACCATCTCACCCCACGGCGACCAATGGGCGTTCGTCCAGGAAGGCGTGCCCTCGACGATGACCGCCACCACCTCGAACCAGTCCGGCCGCGGCTGGGGTCACACCCACGCTGACACGCTGGACAAACTCGACTCTCGGGACCTGCGGGACGTGGCGACGCTGGTGACGGAAGCGGTCTACCGCGCCGCACAGGACTCATTCTCGGTCGAGCATCGCAGCCGCGCCGAAACGCGAGACGCCATCGACGAGGGCTATATCCAGGAACTCAAGATGGGTGGGCGCTGGCCCTACGACGATCTTGAAGAGTAA